Proteins encoded by one window of Torulaspora delbrueckii CBS 1146 chromosome 2, complete genome:
- the TRM8 gene encoding tRNA (guanine46-N7)-methyltransferase (similar to Saccharomyces cerevisiae TRM8 (YDL201W); ancestral locus Anc_8.448), protein MKAKPLSQDPGSKRYAYRVNKEENRKELKHVRIDEKDAGDKGKKLDLPKKKFYRQRAHSNPFSDHQLEYPSCPDDMDWSRLYPHFYDKENKKMTKEVTIADIGCGFGGLLIDLSPEFPDDLILGMEIRVQVTNYVEDRIIALRNNHAKKMAYQNINVLRGNAMKFIPNFFLKGQLSKMFFCFPDPHFKQRKHKARIITNTLLSEYAYVLKEGGVVYTITDVEDLHNWMVKHLEEHPLFERLSESWENEDKCVTIMRNATEEGKKVERKKGDKFIACFKRLPTPSIA, encoded by the coding sequence ATGAAAGCTAAGCCATTGAGTCAAGATCCGGGATCCAAGCGTTACGCCTACCGTGTCaacaaggaagaaaacCGTAAAGAGCTAAAGCATGTTAGAATCGATGAGAAGGACGCTGGTGATAAAGGAAAGAAACTTGATCTTCCCAAGAAAAAATTTTACCGTCAAAGAGCTCATTCGAACCCATTCTCAGATCACCAGTTGGAATACCCATCATGTCCCGACGATATGGACTGGTCGAGATTGTATCCACACTTTTACGATAAAGAGAACAAAAAAATGACCAAGGAGGTCACAATCGCAGATATTGGATGTGGATTTGGCGGTTTGCTGATTGACCTTTCTCCTGAGTTTCCTGATGACCTGATTCTGGGTATGGAGATCCGTGTTCAAGTTACCAACTACGTGGAAGACAGAATAATTGCCTTGAGAAACAACCATGCCAAGAAAATGGCTTACCAAAATATCAACGTTCTAAGAGGCAACGCGATGAAATTTATAccaaacttcttcctcaagGGACAATTGTCGAAGATGTTCTTCTGCTTTCCGGATCCGCATTTCAAACAGAGAAAGCACAAGGCTAGAATTATCACCAATACTCTGTTGAGTGAATACGCCTACGTTTTAAAGGAAGGCGGTGTCGTGTACACTATTACCGATGTGGAAGATCTTCATAATTGGATGGTCAAACATCTCGAGGAACATCCGTTGTTCGAAAGATTGAGTGAATCATGGGAAAATGAAGACAAATGTGTAACCATAATGAGAAATGCCACTGAGGAAGGTAAGAAGGtggaaagaaagaaaggtgaCAAGTTTATTGCATGTTTCAAGAGACTTCCTACCCCAAGCATAGCATAA
- the MRPL11 gene encoding mitochondrial 54S ribosomal protein uL10m (similar to Saccharomyces cerevisiae MRPL11 (YDL202W); ancestral locus Anc_8.449): protein MSLSGLLGLRLPLIQVLGKPYVSRSWWRSYAVSSHTSLEGRITVKPLESRKTFLVDSYKHMMETSPVVLFVHYNNLMKNEDHHYRSLVKQQGGRLTMLRNSLFSVYLKNSKASDPCAPLSRKKQNRKHPLLPLLKGPTAAITFAETNPVSVAKILKMLERAQDKLFVVGAKVETEVYDVTQLNQFKTLPSKPELQAQLLGLLNVLGGAGLVRTLEAGSQTLYLTLSSHQDNQSSDNKKEE, encoded by the coding sequence ATGAGCTTGTCAGGTTTGTTAGGTTTGAGATTACCACTTATACAGGTGCTTGGGAAGCCCTATGTATCGAGAAGTTGGTGGAGATCATATGCGGTCAGTTCACACACAAGTCTTGAGGGAAGAATCACTGTGAAGCCATTGGAGTCTAGAAAGACATTTTTGGTTGATTCGTACAAGCATATGATGGAAACGAGCCCAGTGGTACTCTTTGTCCATTATAataatttgatgaaaaatgagGACCATCATTATAGATCACTCGTAAAGCAACAAGGCGGTAGATTGACCATGTTGAGAAACAGTCTATTCTCAGTttatctgaaaaattcaaaggCCTCAGATCCCTGTGCTCCTCTGAGTCGAAAGAAACAGAATAGGAAACACCCTCTATTACCATTATTAAAAGGACCTACAGCAGCGATCACCTTTGCAGAAACTAATCCTGTAAGCGTTGCCAAGATCCTAAAGATGTTGGAAAGGGCTCAGGATAAACTGTTCGTTGTGGGAGCCAAGGTCGAGACAGAGGTTTACGACGTTActcaattgaatcaattcAAGACGCTCCCCAGCAAGCCAGAACTGCAGGCACAGCTCTTGGGGCTACTTAACGTTCTCGGAGGTGCTGGTTTAGTGAGAACGCTAGAGGCTGGCTCTCAAACGCTATATTTGACGCTTTCTTCGCATCAGGATAACCAATCCTCGGACaacaagaaggaggaaTAA
- the MGT1 gene encoding methylated-DNA--protein-cysteine methyltransferase (similar to Saccharomyces cerevisiae MGT1 (YDL200C); ancestral locus Anc_8.447), which produces MAEQLRYFVVKGKLTNAFLVVQNKTSRVVYLSLGRDEELQYRQARVDFDKLSAKTKVEYELNEREQDNKDLEAVAENVRKLMDDSAPIMVDYEYIFGTEFQKRVWSELEKVPSGQTVTYTTIAKNLGSPNATRAVGNAIGQNKLALIVPCHRCLPASGSTGGFRWGPVLKRKLVRQERFLKIR; this is translated from the coding sequence ATGGCGGAACAATTGAGATACTTCGTCGTGAAAGGAAAGTTAACCAATGCTTTCCTGGTAGTACAGAATAAAACCAGTAGAGTGGTCTACCTGTCATTAGGACGCGATGAGGAGTTACAATATAGACAGGCCAGAGTTGACTTTGATAAGTTGAGTGCCAAAACTAAGGTCGAGTATGAATTAAATGAGAGAGAACAAGACAATAAGGATTTGGAAGCTGTTGCTGAAAATGTTAGAAAACTGATGGATGATTCTGCTCCTATAATGGTGGATTACGAATACATCTTTGGGACTGAGTTTCAGAAGAGAGTCTGGTCAGAGCTAGAGAAAGTCCCCAGTGGACAAACTGTCACTTACACTACGATTGCAAAAAATTTAGGCTCACCAAATGCCACTAGAGCCGTTGGTAACGCTATTGGTCAAAACAAACTGGCGTTGATAGTACCTTGTCATAGATGTTTACCTGCAAGTGGGTCTACAGGTGGTTTTAGATGGGGGCCTGTATTGAAAAGGAAGCTTGTGCGCCAGgagagatttttgaaaattcgCTGA
- the IVY1 gene encoding Ivy1p (similar to Saccharomyces cerevisiae IVY1 (YDR229W); ancestral locus Anc_8.450), whose product MNSHLSGTTSPERYAPHLSEFYSIVNNTSPQSVDAMETSSTTGTHLNASTFKRRMTPASVRSGMSSISDLRTLVTKRDMKNTVDAMTNLRNSSQGYAKSLREVSNHAGSMAHSLEQLARLKGCADSTAERFLSASGLFYLLANHENIMSQCLQAALSDGLLEEIDEFEVKFRTMENEFKKQCKEQSMKLKLQEKHNTNLSKRKVRNLMLYKESLLNLQSQLDHLEALRHDFYQDSYNLVESTCDHVLDNVATVSRAQVEISESIARKGWSGGGLDELLMDAEDPFAKEEDSTRSDDEIQPQITVTQDKDNDRNSDDEPKTPRKITSSTRIKSPLAQSPQNNLDRDEDQSDLDQEEDEAGFDNSFSLPLAGSARSRNGDKESLKDQNVLEGVSMLSLSEVRQGPAINANTNHDETIE is encoded by the coding sequence ATGAACAGTCATTTATCTGGGACGACTTCTCCGGAGAGATATGCTCCTCATTTGTCCGAGTTTTACTCTATTGTTAATAACACAAGTCCGCAAAGTGTAGACGCGATGGAGACTTCTAGCACCACTGGTACTCACTTGAATGCGTCTACTTTCAAACGTCGGATGACTCCCGCCAGTGTGCGATCTGGGATGAGCTCTATTAGTGATTTGAGGACCTTGGTTACCAAGAGAGACATGAAAAATACCGTCGACGCCATGACGAATCTCCGAAATAGCTCGCAGGGATATGCTAAAAGTTTGAGGGAAGTATCCAACCATGCTGGAAGTATGGCCCATTCGCTTGAGCAACTGGCAAGACTCAAGGGATGCGCAGATAGTACTGCTGAGAGATTCTTGAGTGCTAGTGGACTTTTCTACCTCTTGGCCAACCATGAAAATATCATGTCGCAATGCTTGCAAGCTGCTTTGAGCGATGGATTgttggaagagattgatgagTTCGAGGTCAAATTTAGGACCATGGAAAACGAATTTAAGAAACAGtgcaaagaacaaagtATGAAGTTAAAACTGCAGGAAAAGCATAATACAAACCTATCAAAAAGGAAGGTGAGGAATCTCATGTTATACAAGGAGAGCCTTTTGAATTTACAATCGCAGTTGGATCATCTAGAGGCCTTAAGGCACGATTTTTATCAGGATTCGTATAATTTGGTGGAATCGACTTGTGATCACGTACTGGATAACGTGGCTACCGTTTCGAGGGCCCAGGTAGAGATTTCTGAGAGTATTGCACGGAAAGGCTGGTCAGGTGGCGGGCTAGATGAGCTACTTATGGACGCTGAGGATCCGTTCGCGAAGGAGGAAGATTCTACTCGCAGTGACGACGAGATACAACCTCAAATAACTGTTACACAGGACAAAGATAACGACCGAAatagtgatgatgaacctAAAACTCCAAGAAAAATTACATCCTCAACAAGGATAAAGTCACCTCTGGCGCAGTCACCCCAAAATAACCTTGACCGcgatgaagatcaaagcGATTTGGATcaggaggaagatgaagctgGATTCGATAATTCCTTCTCGTTGCCCCTGGCGGGCAGCGCAAGAAGCCGAAATGGCGATAAAGAGAGTTTAAAGGATCAAAATGTATTAGAAGGTGTATCGATGTTGAGCCTAAGCGAAGTTCGGCAAGGACCAGCCATTAACGCAAACACAAATCATGATGAAACGATTGAGTGA